Within Marinomonas mediterranea MMB-1, the genomic segment AATCGTGCAACGAACCGTCGCGTTGAGATTGTGATTAAGCAGAATGACCTTTCTCGACCTATTGTTCGTCCGGGGCAGTCTTCAGCTTCAGGTGACGATAATGTGTTTGAGTTTGACCAATCGAATTTAGATGATACGTTTGAATTAGCACCGGATGAAATTTTTTAAACATAGTCGTTTTATAACGTAAACGGCTTGGGATATAAACGATCTTAGATCTCAGCCTTAAAACAGAAAAAGCGGTCATATTGACCGCTTTTTCTGTTTTAAGGCTGAGATTTTTTAGTAGATTTGATATGGTTTGCTCATTAGATAAATAGGATTAGTAACAAATGCGAATCGCGATAATTGGCGCTTCAGGGCGTATGGGTAAAAATTTAATTCAAGCGACTGTTGAAGCAGAAGGTGTTGAACTTGGCGCAGCTCTTGTTAAGCCGGGTAGCTCGTTAGTCGGTGCGGATGCAGGCGAAATTGCAGGCGTTGGTAAGCTTGGGATAATGTTGGTTGACTCGATTGAAGCGTGCAAAGACGACTTTGATGTCTTGATCGATTTTACATCGCCCTCTTTAACAATGGAAAACGTTGCGTTCTGCTCCAGTTATAACAAAGCAATTGTTATTGGGACAACGGGTTTAACTGATGAGCAAAAAAATGAACTAGAGTGCGCAGCGAATCAAGCGCCTATTGTATTTGCGCCTAATATGAGTGTCGGTGTAAACCTAACCTTAAAGCTATTGGCGACGGCTGCAAAGATCCTAGGTGATGATTATGATGTTGAGATTGTTGAGGCTCATCATAGACATAAAGTAGATTCTCCTTCAGGAACGGCTTTACGAATGGGGGAAGTGGTTGCGGAAGCGCTGGGAAGAGACTTAAAAGAATGCGCTGTTTATGGCCGTGAAGGTCAGATTGGGCCGCGTACGCAAAAAGAAATTGGCTTTGAAACGATTCGCGCAGGTGATGTCGTGGGTGATCACAGTGTTTGGTTTGCTACCGAAGGTGAGCGAATTGAAATCGTACATAAAGCAAGCAGTCGTATGACCTTTGCTAAAGGTGCGGTACGTGCTGCTAATTGGCTATCTGGTAAACAGAATGGTCTATATGATATGCAGGATGTGCTGAACTTAAAATAGGTTAGTTTTTTCATTATGAAAAGCGAAAAATGCCGGTACACGTTAAAGGTGTGTACCAGCATTTTTATTTTTGCTTAGCGTCCTTGCTGTTTTTTAATTCGTGTTTTTCATTCCGTTAATTCTATAGCGTCTCTTCCGCAAACTCTGCTAAGCGACTTCGCTCTATGCCATTAACATGCATGACGCTTGCGTATTTAAAGGCCTTACATTTTTCTACAAGGTACGTTAAACCTGAGGTTAGGGGGGTAATGTATTTATTATCGATTTGAGCAAGGTTGCCCAGAACGATAATTTTCGAGTTGCTACCAATACGGGTCACAATTGATTTTAATTGGAACTGTGTGAGCCCCTGTGCTTCATCAATGATGATCAATGCGTTGTTAAAAGATCGCCCGCGCATAAAGTTCAAAGATTTAAATTGGATATTCGCTTTTTGTTTTACGTAGTCAATGCTACTGAAAGAGTGTTCATCTGCACCGTGTAGAATCTCTAAGTTATCGTCAAATGCAGCGAGCCAAGGTGCCATTTTTTCTTCCTCCGTTCCAGGCAAAAAGCCGATGTCTTCAGCCATAGGGGGAGTGGAGCGGGCAACAATAATTTTATTAAAACGTTTCTCTTCCATTGTCACTTGTAATGCATACGCAAGCGCTAGCAGTGTTTTACCTGACCCCGCTGGCCCTGTCATAATCATCAGATCTGAGTTGTCATGGCGTAATAGATAGAAGGCCATGGCTTGTTCCATGTTTCTGGGTTTGATGCCCCAGAAGCTTTGATGCATTAAATTCTGCTTATTTAGGTCAATTAGGTAAACATACTCTTTGTCTATGTTTACGACGAAGCCTACAAATTCATTTTCATCCAAGATAAACATGTTTAAAAACAGCGTAGGCAGTTCTGTTTTATCGATAATATGGACGGTGTGGTGTCCATGAACTTCAGTTCTAACTGACTTTATGAGGTTCCACATTTCTCCATCAATTGTGACGTAGCCTTTGTTCATTAAGTCAACGTCATCGAGTACTTTGTCCCGACGATAGTCTTCAACACGCTCTAGGCCAGAGCCTTTTGCCTTGATTCTCATATTAATGTCTTTGGTGACAAGGCAGACGGAGGCTTTAGGATTTGTTGCTTGTAGACTTAACGCGACGTTTATAATTCGATTGTCATTTGCGTGGTCGTGGTTTCCATTGAGAAATGGAATGTTATCTGTGTTGGTAATTTGTTGGTCGGGAAAAATGGCTAAGGAACCTTCATGACCGGCTGTGTCCGTGTCATGGGATTCTAAAGAATGGATAGGTACGCCATTTTGTAGTGCTTTCGGAGACGCGTCGCCAACAATCTTGTCGATTGTGTTAATGGCAATTCGCGCCTCTCTACTTACATCCTTGTCACGTCGGTCTTTAATGTAATCTAGCTCCTCTAAGACGGTCATAGGTATGACAACTTTGTGTTCTGCAAAGGCATAAATTGCAAGAGGGTCGTGCAAAAGCACGTTGGTATCTAGAACATAGATCTTTTCCATAAAGTACTCCTGTGCTATCTAAAACACGTTCACTAATGAGAAAGTAGGGGCTGTTCTTGCTGTATAAATTTGATGGGAAATCGTTAGGTCGAGTGAATAATTGACTGAGCCGTTTAGGCTGCCTTAAGTGGGTCGAGTGTGACAAATGTAAGTTGATTATTGCGAGCGTTTTGTACAAGTGATGCTTACCAAATACTCTAAACTACATGATTTTAGTCTATGACAAGTTTGGCAATAATGGAAATAAAAAATCCCCAAAAGGCGAAGCCATTTTGGGGATTTTATTCGCTTAAAGGCAAGAAACCTTGTTTCTGCTGTAAAAGCGCATTACCTTTCGATTTATTCGTCTAAGAAGCTGCGTAAGTGCTCGGAGCGACTTGGATGACGAAGTTTACGCAGTGCTTTCGCTTCAATTTGACGGATACGCTCGCGTGTAACGTCAAATTGTTTGCCTACTTCTTCAAGAGTATGATCTGTATTCATATCAATACCAAAACGCATACGAAGTACTTTTGCTTCACGGGCGGTTAGGCCTGCAAGAACCGTCGTTGTAGACTCTTTTAAGCCTTCGATTGTTGCAGTATCGACAGGAGACTCTGCACCATCATCTTCAATGAAATCGCCTAAGTGTGAATCTTCATCATCACCGATAGGTGTTTCCATAGAAATAGGTTCTTTGGCGATTTTAAGCACTTTACGGATCTTATCTTCAGGCATATCCATGCGCACAGCCAGTTCTTCTGGCGTTGCCTCACGACCCATTTCTTGAAGCATTTGACGAGAAATACGATTCAGTTTGTTGATTGTTTCAATCATGTGAACTGGAATACGAATAGTCCGCGCCTGGTCTGCGATTGAGCGAGTGATTGCCTGGCGAATCCACCATGTCGCATAGGTTGAGAATTTGTAACCACGACGGTATTCGAATTTATCGACCGCTTTCATCAAACCAATATTGCCTTCCTGAATAAGGTCAAGGAACTGCAAACCACGGTTTGTATATTTTTTAGCGATCGAGATAACCAAGCGTAGGTTGGCTTCAACCATTTCTTTCTTCGCACGACGTGCGCGAGTTTCGCCAATCGATATGCGGCGATTGATTTCTTTTAGCTGTGCGATGCTCAGACCCGTATCTTTCGAGATGGCTCTTAGCTTACGTTGGCTGCGAGAAAATTCGGCTTCATTCTCTTCGAGTGCTGCTGAATAACTTGCAGACAAATCGATCTGTTCTTGTAACCAACCTGGGTTAGTTTCATTGCTTGGGAAGCGCTTCAAAAATTCAGTACGAGGCATTCCCGCTTTGCGAACACAGACTTGCATGATCAGGCGCTCTTGCTCTCGCACTTTATCCATGCGAGAACGGACACGATCAATGAGGTCATCGAACAATTTAGGTACAAGTTTAATCGGAGCAAAACTAATACTAAGCTCTTCTTGTTTGGCTCGAACTGCTGGATCTTGACGATCGCTG encodes:
- the dapB gene encoding 4-hydroxy-tetrahydrodipicolinate reductase, whose amino-acid sequence is MRIAIIGASGRMGKNLIQATVEAEGVELGAALVKPGSSLVGADAGEIAGVGKLGIMLVDSIEACKDDFDVLIDFTSPSLTMENVAFCSSYNKAIVIGTTGLTDEQKNELECAANQAPIVFAPNMSVGVNLTLKLLATAAKILGDDYDVEIVEAHHRHKVDSPSGTALRMGEVVAEALGRDLKECAVYGREGQIGPRTQKEIGFETIRAGDVVGDHSVWFATEGERIEIVHKASSRMTFAKGAVRAANWLSGKQNGLYDMQDVLNLK
- a CDS encoding PhoH family protein; translation: MEKIYVLDTNVLLHDPLAIYAFAEHKVVIPMTVLEELDYIKDRRDKDVSREARIAINTIDKIVGDASPKALQNGVPIHSLESHDTDTAGHEGSLAIFPDQQITNTDNIPFLNGNHDHANDNRIINVALSLQATNPKASVCLVTKDINMRIKAKGSGLERVEDYRRDKVLDDVDLMNKGYVTIDGEMWNLIKSVRTEVHGHHTVHIIDKTELPTLFLNMFILDENEFVGFVVNIDKEYVYLIDLNKQNLMHQSFWGIKPRNMEQAMAFYLLRHDNSDLMIMTGPAGSGKTLLALAYALQVTMEEKRFNKIIVARSTPPMAEDIGFLPGTEEEKMAPWLAAFDDNLEILHGADEHSFSSIDYVKQKANIQFKSLNFMRGRSFNNALIIIDEAQGLTQFQLKSIVTRIGSNSKIIVLGNLAQIDNKYITPLTSGLTYLVEKCKAFKYASVMHVNGIERSRLAEFAEETL
- the rpoD gene encoding RNA polymerase sigma factor RpoD — protein: MSDTQQSRLKELIAKGKEQGYLTFTEVNDHLPDDLSDPEQVEEIVAMINDMGIVVSEYAPDKESLLMEEGDSTDEEAAEEAAAALAAVEGDVARTTDPVRMYMREMGTVELLTRAGEIAIAKRIEEGTREVMASLSYFPGAVDVLLDTYARTVEEEGRLSDIFSGFIDGDGEEPIFEEVIEEVVEEEEDESDEEESSDDDEEEETESGPDPEETARRFNEIKRIHHEVLALLENSDRQDPAVRAKQEELSISFAPIKLVPKLFDDLIDRVRSRMDKVREQERLIMQVCVRKAGMPRTEFLKRFPSNETNPGWLQEQIDLSASYSAALEENEAEFSRSQRKLRAISKDTGLSIAQLKEINRRISIGETRARRAKKEMVEANLRLVISIAKKYTNRGLQFLDLIQEGNIGLMKAVDKFEYRRGYKFSTYATWWIRQAITRSIADQARTIRIPVHMIETINKLNRISRQMLQEMGREATPEELAVRMDMPEDKIRKVLKIAKEPISMETPIGDDEDSHLGDFIEDDGAESPVDTATIEGLKESTTTVLAGLTAREAKVLRMRFGIDMNTDHTLEEVGKQFDVTRERIRQIEAKALRKLRHPSRSEHLRSFLDE